The proteins below are encoded in one region of Corvus hawaiiensis isolate bCorHaw1 chromosome 3, bCorHaw1.pri.cur, whole genome shotgun sequence:
- the WDR26 gene encoding WD repeat-containing protein 26, which translates to MQANGAGGGQQQQQPPPQGPELGCLGAQNGEASAGTAAGDQLAHANGLLPSANSGGPGGGSPGGLGVNNGVPAAGGPGPAAAELGGGGGGSALKKKKRLSQSDEDVIRLIGQHLHGLGLNQTVDLLMQESGCRLEHPSATKFRNHVMEGEWDKAENDLNELKALVHSPHAIVRMKFLLLQQKYLEYLEDGKVLEALQVLRCELTPLKYNTERIHVLSGYLMCSHAEDLRAKAEWEGKGTASRSKLLDKLQTYLPPSVMLPPRRLQNLLRQAVELQRDRCLYHNTKLDSNLDSVSLLIDHVCSRKQFPCYTQQILTEHCNEVWFCKFSNDGTKLATGSKDTTVIIWQVDPDTHQLKLLKTLEGHAYGVSYIAWSPDDNYLVACGPDDCSELWLWNVQTGELRTKMSQSHEDSLTSVAWNPDGKRFVTGGQRGQFYQCDLDGNLLDSWEGVRVQCLWCLSDGKTVLASDTHQRIRGYNFEDLTDRNIVQEDHPIMSFTISKNGRLALLNVATQGVHLWDLQDRVLVRKYQGVTQGFYTIHSCFGGHNEDFIASGSEDHKVYIWHKRSELPIAELTGHTRTVNCVSWNPQIPAMMASASDDGTVRIWGPAPFVDSQDIEEECSSMDS; encoded by the exons ATGCAGGCCAACGGGGCGGGAgggggccagcagcagcagcagccgccgccgcaGGGCCCCGAGCTGGGCTGCCTGGGTGCCCAGAACGGCGAGGCCTCGGCGGGCACGGCCGCCGGTGACCAGCTGGCCCACGCCAACGGGCTGCTGCCCTCGGCCAAcagcggcggccccggcggcggcagccCCGGCGGGCTCGGCGTCAACAACGGGGTGCCCGCCGCCggggggcccggcccggccgccgccgagctggggggcggcggcggcggcagcgccctgaagaagaagaagcgGCTCTCGCAGTCCGACGAGGACGTGATCCGGCTGATCGGGCAGCACCTCCACGGGCTGGGGCTCAA CCAGACTGTTGATCTCCTCATGCAAGAGTCAGGATGTCGTTTAGAACATCCTTCAGCTACCAAATTCCGCAATCATGTCATGGAAGGAGAATGGGATAAG GCTGAGAACGACCTGAATGAACTTAAGGCCTTAGTGCATTCTCCGCATGCAATTGTG AGGATGAAgtttttgctgctgcagcagaagtaCCTGGAATACCTGGAGGATGGCAAGGTCCTGGAGGCACTTCAGGTTCTACGCTGTGAACTGACGCCTCTGAAATATAATACAGAACGCATTCATGTCCTTAGTGG GTACCTGATGTGTAGCCATGCAGAAGACTTGCGTGCAAAAGCagagtgggaagggaaaggaacagCTTCCAGATCTAAACTTTTGGACAAACTCCAGA CCTACCTACCCCCATCAGTGATGCTTCCTCCGAGGCGTTTACAGAACCTGCTGCGCCAGGCTGTGGAACTCCAACGGGACCGGTGCCTATATCACAACACAAAACTAGACAGCAATCTAGATTCTGTCTCGCTGCTAATAGATCACGTTTGTAGTAG GAAACAGTTCCCATGCTATACCCAGCAGATCCTAACGGAGCACTGTAATGAAGTGTGGTTCTGTAAATTCTCCAACGACGGCACTAAATTAGCAACAGGATCTAAGGACACAACTGTTATTATATGGCAGGTTGATCCA GACACTCACCAGCTAAAACTGCTTAAGACGTTAGAAGGTCACGCATATGGGGTCTCCTACATTGCCTGGAGTCCAGATGACAACTACCTTGTTGCCTGTGGCCCAGATGATTGTTCTGAGCTTTGGCTCTGGAATGTACAA aCTGGGGAGCTGAGGACAAAGATGAGCCAGTCTCATGAAGACAGTTTAACAAGTGTTGCCTGGAATCCTGATGGGAAGCGTTTTGTAACAGGAGGGCAGCGTGGACAGTTCTATCAGTGT gATTTAGATGGTAATCTCCTTGACTCCTGGGAAGGGGTGAGAGTACAATGCCTTTGGTGCTTGAGTGATGGGAAAACTGTTCTAGCCTCAGACACGCACCAGCGAATTCGGGGTTATAACTTTGAGGATCTCACAGACAGGAACAT AGTACAAGAGGATCACCCTATTATGTCGTTTACTATTTCAAAAAATGGCCGTTTAGCTTTGTTAAATGTAGCAACTCAG GGAGTTCACTTATGGGACTTACAAGACAGAGTTTTAGTGAGAAAGTATCAAGGTGTTACACAAGGATTTTACACAATTCACTCGTGTTTTGGAGGTCATAATGAAGATTTCATTGCGAGTGGCAGTGAAG ATCACAAAGTGTACATCTGGCACAAGCGCAGCGAGCTGCCCATCGCGGAGCTGACGGGGCACACGCGCACGGTGAACTGCGTGAGCTGGAACCCGCAGATCCCAGCCATGATGGCCAGCGCCTCCGACGACGGCACCGTTAGGATATGGGGACCAGCGCCTTTTGTAGACAGCCAGGATATTGAAG aGGAATGCAGTAGCATGGATAGTTGA